A stretch of Longimicrobium sp. DNA encodes these proteins:
- a CDS encoding alpha/beta hydrolase: MADAEWGAFLLRALRIAVLAYAVLALGAWLLADRLMFQPQAPGYRDSPGVVRIPVGRDTLAAFWLPDPSARYTVLFSHGNAEDIGDDLPFLEEMRGAGFSVFAYDYRGYGLSTGRPGERRAYRDGAAALAWLTGRLGVPVDRVIVHGRSLGGGVATALAAREPVAGLVLESTFTSVFAVAPGVRLFPFDRFRNEARLKRVRCPVLVVHGTEDEVVRFSHGERLFAAAPGRKRKLWVDGAGHNDLVPVARERYWEALRDFARSLEAPPAP, translated from the coding sequence ATGGCGGACGCCGAGTGGGGGGCGTTCCTCCTGCGCGCGCTGCGGATCGCGGTGCTGGCGTACGCGGTGCTCGCGCTGGGGGCGTGGCTCCTGGCCGACCGGCTGATGTTCCAGCCGCAGGCGCCCGGCTACCGCGACTCGCCCGGGGTGGTCCGCATCCCGGTGGGGCGCGACACCCTCGCCGCGTTCTGGCTCCCCGACCCGTCCGCCCGCTACACCGTGCTCTTCAGCCACGGCAACGCCGAGGACATCGGCGACGACCTGCCGTTCCTGGAGGAGATGCGCGGCGCCGGCTTCTCCGTCTTCGCCTACGACTACCGCGGCTACGGGCTCAGCACCGGCCGCCCGGGCGAGCGCCGCGCCTACCGCGACGGCGCCGCGGCGCTCGCCTGGCTCACCGGCCGGCTGGGCGTGCCCGTGGACCGCGTGATCGTGCACGGGCGCTCGCTGGGCGGCGGGGTGGCCACGGCGCTGGCCGCGCGCGAGCCGGTGGCGGGGCTGGTGCTGGAAAGCACCTTCACCAGCGTCTTCGCCGTCGCCCCGGGGGTGCGCCTCTTCCCCTTCGACCGCTTCCGCAACGAGGCGCGGCTGAAGCGCGTGCGCTGCCCCGTGCTGGTGGTCCACGGCACGGAGGACGAGGTGGTGCGCTTCTCCCACGGCGAGCGCCTGTTCGCGGCGGCGCCGGGACGCAAGCGGAAGCTCTGGGTCGACGGCGCCGGGCACAACGACCTGGTCCCCGTCGCCCGCGAGCGCTACTGGGAGGCGCTGCGGGACTTCGCGCGCTCGCTGGAAGCCCCCCCGGCGCCGTAG
- a CDS encoding energy transducer TonB yields MTPRRIRSLSTALSPVSKKALSAALLAAALAVGASSAGLAQSGGPRPCAYEHGTALTHLPDGRTLAEAWEAARTGPLPDPRPDELVMLPLVPGASEPEAVNGMRVATMLARNYPPELRDAGITGTTVLLVWIGADGRVAEVRVVRPASDLRFDEAAVRVIRFLRFRPSRVGDCAVAGFHVVPVSFLLS; encoded by the coding sequence GTGACGCCGCGACGCATCCGGTCCCTGTCGACGGCACTCTCTCCGGTTTCGAAGAAGGCCCTCTCCGCCGCGCTGCTGGCCGCCGCCCTCGCCGTGGGCGCGAGCTCCGCCGGCCTCGCCCAGTCCGGCGGGCCGCGGCCGTGCGCGTACGAGCACGGCACCGCGCTGACGCACCTCCCGGACGGCCGCACGCTCGCCGAGGCGTGGGAGGCCGCCCGCACCGGGCCGCTCCCCGACCCGCGCCCCGACGAGCTCGTGATGCTCCCCCTGGTGCCCGGCGCTTCCGAGCCGGAGGCGGTGAACGGGATGCGGGTCGCCACCATGCTCGCGAGGAACTATCCGCCGGAGCTGCGCGATGCGGGCATCACCGGGACCACCGTCCTGCTGGTGTGGATCGGCGCCGACGGCCGGGTCGCCGAGGTGCGCGTGGTGCGCCCCGCGTCCGACCTGCGCTTCGACGAGGCGGCGGTGCGGGTCATACGCTTCCTGCGCTTCCGCCCGTCGCGCGTGGGGGACTGCGCGGTGGCGGGCTTCCACGTGGTGCCGGTTTCGTTCCTGCTGTCCTAG
- the sdaAB gene encoding L-serine ammonia-lyase, iron-sulfur-dependent subunit beta yields MVSLFDILGPTMVGPSSSHTAGACRLGLMTRAIAGGTPERAVIRLHGSFAATGEGHGTHRAIVGGLIGLQPDDLRLREAYEEASAAGLQWEFQEVDLGEEAHPNTAIISAELGGESTEVRGASVGGGRIEVSEVDGFAVALSGAYHTLVLVAHDEPGTIAAVATVLSGHHVNLATMRVDRTGRHQDALMTIEADEPISDAALGAIRSFPWMRWARAIPKIA; encoded by the coding sequence ATGGTCTCCCTCTTCGACATCCTGGGGCCCACCATGGTCGGCCCGTCTTCCTCGCACACCGCGGGCGCGTGCCGGCTGGGGCTGATGACGCGCGCCATCGCCGGGGGCACCCCCGAGCGCGCCGTGATCCGCCTGCACGGCTCCTTCGCCGCCACCGGCGAGGGGCACGGCACCCACCGCGCCATCGTGGGCGGGCTGATCGGGCTGCAGCCCGACGACCTGCGCCTGCGCGAGGCGTACGAGGAGGCCAGCGCCGCCGGCCTGCAGTGGGAGTTCCAGGAGGTGGACCTGGGCGAGGAGGCGCACCCCAACACCGCCATCATCAGCGCCGAGCTGGGGGGCGAGAGCACGGAGGTGCGCGGCGCCTCGGTGGGCGGCGGGCGCATCGAGGTGAGCGAGGTGGACGGCTTCGCGGTGGCGCTCAGCGGCGCCTACCACACGCTGGTGCTGGTGGCGCACGACGAGCCGGGGACGATCGCGGCGGTGGCCACGGTGCTCTCCGGGCACCACGTGAACCTGGCCACCATGCGGGTGGACCGCACCGGCCGCCACCAGGACGCGCTGATGACCATCGAGGCCGACGAGCCGATCTCCGACGCCGCGCTGGGGGCCATCCGCTCCTTCCCCTGGATGCGCTGGGCGCGGGCGATCCCGAAAATTGCGTAA
- a CDS encoding DUF2939 domain-containing protein codes for MKKRGFLTPFVFLALLFGAVWLYFTPYLALQRLQDAAEAGDVETMNELVDFPALRQSVKTGVSTAVARGIGDEGNPLARVGGMLAGTLAAPLVNTFVSPEGIAALTQGRRPDQGGRSGDGDDDRVKVEGIDVERGYESMDRFVVRFVDEESGKERVSLVMRREGIAGWKLSGVRLPEEEKE; via the coding sequence ATGAAGAAGCGCGGCTTTCTCACCCCGTTCGTCTTCCTGGCGCTGCTGTTCGGCGCGGTGTGGCTCTACTTCACGCCGTACCTGGCGCTCCAGCGGCTCCAGGACGCCGCCGAGGCGGGCGACGTGGAGACCATGAACGAGCTGGTCGACTTCCCCGCGCTGCGCCAGAGCGTGAAGACGGGCGTGAGCACCGCCGTGGCGCGCGGGATCGGCGACGAGGGCAACCCGCTGGCCCGGGTGGGCGGGATGCTCGCCGGCACGCTGGCCGCGCCGCTGGTGAACACCTTCGTCTCGCCCGAGGGGATCGCCGCGCTCACCCAGGGCCGCCGTCCCGACCAGGGCGGCCGGTCCGGCGACGGGGACGACGACCGGGTGAAGGTGGAGGGGATCGACGTGGAGCGCGGTTACGAGAGCATGGACCGCTTCGTGGTGCGCTTCGTCGACGAGGAGAGCGGGAAGGAGCGCGTCTCCCTGGTGATGCGCCGCGAGGGGATCGCCGGCTGGAAGCTCTCGGGCGTGCGCCTGCCGGAGGAGGAGAAGGAGTGA
- a CDS encoding energy transducer TonB: MAEAFAAAAEHAAQSAGGRTVYGVAGASEPELANQRQVARSIAHHCPRRLVRKKKEGVVSLFVLIGADGRAADVLVLRPAGEPELDAAAVQVVPEMRFHPSRAGGCAVPAFAEIAVTFTLDGYYFIRVVP; the protein is encoded by the coding sequence GTGGCCGAGGCGTTCGCCGCCGCCGCGGAGCACGCGGCGCAGAGCGCGGGGGGACGCACGGTGTACGGGGTGGCCGGCGCGTCGGAGCCGGAGCTGGCCAACCAGCGCCAGGTGGCGCGGAGCATCGCCCACCACTGCCCGCGCCGGCTGGTCAGGAAGAAGAAGGAGGGCGTCGTCTCGCTCTTCGTGCTGATCGGCGCGGACGGCAGGGCCGCGGACGTGCTGGTCCTGCGCCCCGCGGGCGAGCCGGAGCTCGACGCGGCGGCGGTGCAGGTGGTGCCGGAGATGCGCTTCCACCCCTCCCGCGCGGGCGGGTGCGCGGTCCCCGCCTTCGCCGAGATCGCCGTGACGTTCACCCTGGACGGCTACTACTTCATCCGCGTCGTCCCGTAG